The Cryptomeria japonica chromosome 9, Sugi_1.0, whole genome shotgun sequence DNA segment AATTCCCATCCAATTAGAGGGAACAAAATTCATCACCCACGAGACGTTTAACTAGTAACCAAGTTCTCTTTCTCATTACGTCACGCATTTTAACATCACCTAATCCATAGCTCTTCAGTTTTCTTTAATGGGGGCCGCATGCGCAGATCATCACTCCCCAATCCGTGCCTTAGTCAAAGGCGTAAACCATCATCATCTAGAATCTGCTTATGATCATCTAGGCGTAAACAAACTTGCTTTGGATCTCTACGTATTACCGTAACGTGAGAGATTGTGTTAATGCCATGAAACTTCGTAAAAGAGGAACCGTCTTTCTAATAGCTTCCTAGTCATAAGAAGAAATATGTCGGTGTAGACGGGTACGGTAATGGTGAGGTAATCCGAACGTCAGCAACACGCCATGGATTTGGAGTTTAAATCATCTATATATCAATCAAGCTTTCCCACTAATTTGGTGCAGAAGGAAGAATAAATCTAAACTTTCCCACTCATTTAGTGCAGACTAAAGAAACAGTCTTTGGCTGTGAAAAGCgaagagaggagagggaagaaaacgAGCAGAGGAAGAACAGAAGAGATGGGTGCGCATGTGATGTTGCTGCCCTCGTTGGGGCACGGTCACCTCATCCCCTTCATGCAACTCGCCCAGAAATTGGCCGCCAAGGGTTTAACCATCATTTTTGTCACAACCTTTCACCACATCCCTTCACTGCGCAAGAAAGTAGATGGTGCCCGTGAGGCCGGGCTGGACATTCACCTGCTTGAAATGGAGATTCCCGGCGATCACTTAACACTGGGCAAAGTGAACAGCAACAGTGTGCAGTGGCACCAGCTCCCTCCCCTGCTTGACGCCAACGAGAGGCTTCAGCCCCACTTCCAACGCTTTCTGGAACGCTTTTTAGCCCGAGAAATAAGCCCCCTTCCCACTCCCGTCTGCCTCATTGCAGATTTTCTTCTGGGTTGGTCATCCGCTGTAGCTCAAAAATTCGGTATACCCAGAGTGAGTTTCGAGACTTCGGGCATGTTCGCAGAGTCGGTGCAGCAGATCGTGTGGGACACTCTCCCACGGAACCTCCCGCGAACGGAGTCGGGTCGGTACTTGGTTCCGGGCGTTCCAAGGGAAGTGAGGCTCAGTCGCCTTCAACTCTTGCCCGAGTTGCCCGAGGCAACGCCCGACAACGGCACCCATCAGTTCTGGGTGCGCCAGAGGCGCGGGAACAAGCAGAGCTGGAGGACAGTCGTCAACACGTTTTACGAGCTCGAAGGGGAGTTTGTGGACCATTTTGAGCGGGTTAACGGGACTTTGAGAACAATCGGGCCTTTGCTTCCGCCCGAGGTGTTCGAGGACGGGCATGTCGAACGCAAAAGAATCGCCCCTGCGGTGGAATTGGGGGCGAGCACGGACGGGGAAAAGTGTATGCAGTGGCTGGACGAACAGGCGGAGGAATCTGTGCTTTATATTTCCTTCGGCAGTGAGAATTCCATCTCGACGGCGCAGATGGAGGAACTCGCTCTTGGGTTGGAAGCGAGCGGGGTGAAGTTTGTGTGGGTTCTGCGCACGCCCTCAGACGCTGCTCAGAATTCATTCAGCTCCGCATTAGACTTTCTTCCGGCGGGGTTGCACAGTCGCATGGCGGCCAAAAGACAGGGGTTCTTCGTCCTCGGGTGGGCCCCGCAGCTGGGCATTCTGGCACACCCTGCCACCGGCGGTTTTCTTACTCACTGCGGTTGGAATGCGGTTCTGGAATCCACCACCGCGGGAGTTCCACTCATCGCCTGGCCGCTTTACGCGGAACAGCCTTTTAACTCCAAGTTTGTGGTGGATGAGATCGGGATAGCTCTGGAAGCGCCGCAGAGAATTGAGCAGAATTGGCTGGTGAGCAGAGATGATGTGGAGGTAATTGTACGGTCCCTGATGATCGAAGAGAAGGGTAAGGAGTTGAGGAAAAGGATCAAGGAATTGAAGGCGGCTGCCAGAATAGCGGTGGCTGAAGGTGGGTCTTCTTATAAAAATTTCGATCTGTTCGTTTCAGAAATTATGGCACTGCCACAGGCTTAAAACAGCGCAAACCGGATTGAGGATTGCAGCAGATAGTTTAGTCAATTGTTCGTCCGGTGTGGCAGCCCATCCCGTAAAGCTGCAACACTTCGGTTAGAGTGCCCCACCATTTGGCACGGGTGGAATTTTAAAGCTTTTCATAGAGAATCGCATCTCGATTTTGATAATGTGTGTGTAATTATACCCTTTTTACTCAACTTTGGGTACAGATGATTATGTAATGTGTATTACTGtatattttatcatatttatttttatatagatTTTATTGGTTAAAAAGCTGTTAAAATGAAAGAGTGATTGATTTAATCAAACAATTTAAATTTTTGGTTAATAAATTCAAATGTTCACATAAACATATATATtcagatttaaaaaaattaatagattcaAAATAATAGGTAGTTTTAATTAGTTCAATTGTAATAATGATATTCGTAGTAAGTCAATTCAACTACTTACATATATAATTGTGATTTTTAAGATGATAAACAAATATATGAGAAATATGTGCAATGTATATAacatatcttaaatacatctatctaaagaaaTGACAATAGATATCAattaaaactattttatttactttaatattattttattttactaaaCTAGTATATAGATAACTTAAATACATATATCTAAAAAATACTGATAGATATCAAttagaactattttatttactataaTATTATTTTACCACTTTAAATTATGTTTACtacatacaaaaatatttaaattatattgtatttacattgtttatttttatttgataattGAAATCTAGttttttatgtttaaattttaaacattttatcatggttaaaaaataactaaaatatgtaattatgaaatggtatttaaatatctttgtttttattttatatttatatatctatctaaaGCTTATAATTATGACGaggttaatttttttgttttatatgatatttattttaaaaatattaagtttataattaatattaatgttttgacatgtgaatggttgtcaaatttaagttAAAAAGAAAAGTTAACATTAACACACACACACCATTTCACTCCAccctttaattttattatatttgaaTTGTTTATTTGTTAACTAAtgcaatttttctattttaatttctaatttcatctaattttttatgttgtatatattttgaaaatgtaatacttataattaatattaatattttagcaTGTAAATGGTTGTCAAAGTTAAGATAAAAGGTAGGAGTATTTGTTATCACACTCACATTAACAATTACATTCCACCCCTGGCAACCATTGTAGAATGTCTCTCCGCATTAATTAATTGTtagattcaattttatttatttatttaaccaaTTTTGTTTTCTTGCTTATGTTCTTATAGTGGGTCACATAGAAGAGGGTAGTTATcactatattatattttattaatatacattttatatataaatttgaatATTCACAAAAAATAAATTTGACATTCTATAAAGAAACTAGTATATTTGAATTAATTGGCTAGTATGAATTAGttcaattgtagacacctaaaattaattagattaatatttaattaatttaatcttttccacataattaatttaattaattatgttggtctttattcttcttaaaattaatgaaatcttatttaattaattttatcattgcaaccttataatcaatttatcaaaattgattaTTCCTCATTCTTTTAAAGTCATttcaaatatcatttatttcttctaaacctccatcagttaattaattttaattaattaacctaactatgtGATTTCTATAAATCACTTCTtttaatcctcacttagcctaattattTCTTCGATAATTAGGCttatcattatcctccaattttatattcctttactcattatctctcctcatgtcacatcctcctaactttcccacttgcactctaattttttattaagccacctaatcaatactcttaatcatttacacatccctaatcaccttgattaggaatGAGTCAACTCTTtgtcataaatggctttcccatctcatccttCAATCTTAAATGCTAtccaccttgatcctttcaaagaaattcaaattctttgaatctctctatgcatcctcttcccaaagagtttttaattcctttatccatttagtcttcccatacatcctctattttggaatttttaattcctcctcctttcctccaaggaattttatattcccttTTCTCTTCCCAATATACTTGGGAGCTCTTTCCCATGAatcttgagaggtgtggagacaagaaatgcctttatgacatatCCCTTCAATCCCACACTTTGTCCTCTAAATCCTCTCCtactctttctttcaatcctagccctccattttgaaatcaatcttggccctccattttggcctccttcaATCTCTAAAGTGTAGTCTCCTctcttcacaaatcatccacttccatcatat contains these protein-coding regions:
- the LOC131059655 gene encoding anthocyanin 3'-O-beta-glucosyltransferase produces the protein MGAHVMLLPSLGHGHLIPFMQLAQKLAAKGLTIIFVTTFHHIPSLRKKVDGAREAGLDIHLLEMEIPGDHLTLGKVNSNSVQWHQLPPLLDANERLQPHFQRFLERFLAREISPLPTPVCLIADFLLGWSSAVAQKFGIPRVSFETSGMFAESVQQIVWDTLPRNLPRTESGRYLVPGVPREVRLSRLQLLPELPEATPDNGTHQFWVRQRRGNKQSWRTVVNTFYELEGEFVDHFERVNGTLRTIGPLLPPEVFEDGHVERKRIAPAVELGASTDGEKCMQWLDEQAEESVLYISFGSENSISTAQMEELALGLEASGVKFVWVLRTPSDAAQNSFSSALDFLPAGLHSRMAAKRQGFFVLGWAPQLGILAHPATGGFLTHCGWNAVLESTTAGVPLIAWPLYAEQPFNSKFVVDEIGIALEAPQRIEQNWLVSRDDVEVIVRSLMIEEKGKELRKRIKELKAAARIAVAEGGSSYKNFDLFVSEIMALPQA